One genomic segment of Bombus vancouverensis nearcticus chromosome 11, iyBomVanc1_principal, whole genome shotgun sequence includes these proteins:
- the dpn gene encoding bHLH protein deadpan: MVDYYNYKMSGSEEEPESHTQPGMTKAELRRSNKPIMEKRRRARINQCLDELKSLILEAMKKDPTRHSKLEKADILEMTVKHLQAVQRQQLSTAVATDPVVLTKFRSGFSECATEVSRYVSHLENVDPVVKQRLVSHLNNCVSNLQQMAPFYSHYVPYMPERLYPEVKVGFQSDFQNGDENNNRSARIQIPNGVQLIPSRLPTGELALLVPQSAAFSANFPFFPPAPESVPRIGECSAFTTVHRSQSPLLSPSTSISSYGEESQQSEHYPQAHSPNEQQRRFKIPDQSSASKSFSSSPETQKPQISSTSDSKSPVPIFAEPKSNTSYTNRKEFAESSESLSDNGLATYSLRQPLSVITDKTYNRTDSMVAKKEVIKRHSSDSLLVISDKKARYQEPISSTMNSSNGPLKSGEDQPVSVEDLSSRGTCSANRNSNPNPIKFVAVAGPSGVNGDMWRPW; this comes from the exons ATGGTGgattattataattacaaaatGTCAGGCAGCGAGGAGGAACCTGAATCGCACACGCAACCAGGGATGACCAAGGCGGAATTAAGAAGG AGCAATAAGCCCATCATGGAGAAGCGGAGGCGTGCTCGGATAAATCAGTGTCTGGATGAGCTGAAGAGCTTGATACTCGAGGCGATGAAAAAAGAC CCGACGAGGCATTCTAAACTCGAGAAGGCCGATATCCTCGAGATGACGGTGAAGCATTTACAAGCGGTACAGCGTCAGCAATTGAGCACGGCGGTCGCTACCGATCCGGTGGTGCTAACGAAATTCCGTTCCGGATTTTCTGAATGTGCTACCGAAGTATCGCGGTACGTCAGTCACCTCGAGAACGTGGATCCTGTTGTGAAGCAACGACTGGTATCACATTTGAACAATTGCGTTAGCAATCTCCAGCAAATGGCGCCGTTCTACAGCCACTACGTGCCCTACATGCCGGAACGGCTCTATCCGGAGGTGAAGGTCGGTTTCCAGAGTGATTTCCAGAATGGCGACGAGAATAATAATAGAAGTGCCAGAATACAGATACCAAACGGTGTTCAGTTGATACCTAGCAGACTGCCGACCGGAGAGCTAGCTCTTTTGGTACCACAATCGGCTGCGTTTTCGGCAAACTTTCCATTCTTTCCACCAGCACCCGAGTCTGTCCCTAGAATTGGAGAGTGCTCCGCCTTCACAACTGTTCATAGGTCACAGAGTCCTCTGTTGAGTCCATCGACATCCATCTCGAGCTATGGTGAAGAGAGTCAACAATCTGAACACTATCCTCAAGCGCACTCTCCTAATGAGCAGCAACGTCGATTCAAGATTCCCGATCAGAGTTCAGCTTCCAAGAGCTTCTCTTCATCGCCAGAGACTCAAAAGCCACAGATTAGTTCAACCAGCGATAGCAAGTCGCCAGTACCAATTTTTGCGGAACCTAAGTCAAACACGAGTTATACAAACAGAAAAGAATTTGCAGAATCTTCTGAGTCGTTAAGCGACAATGGACTGGCGACGTACAGTTTAAGACAACCCCTTTCAGTAATTACAGACAAAACGTATAATCGTACCGATTCTATGGTGGCAAAGAAAGAGGTAATCAAGAGACATAGCTCGGATAGTCTTTTAGTAATCTCTGATAAGAAGGCCAGGTACCAAGAACCTATCAGCTCTACCATGAATTCTTCTAACGGTCCCTTAAAATCCGGGGAAGATCAGCCGGTTTCTGTGGAGGATTTGTCAAGTAGAGGGACTTGCTCGGCTAATAGAAATTCTAATCCTAATCCTATCAAATTTGTAGCAGTGGCTGGTCCTTCTGGCGTCAACGGCGATATGTGGAGGCCTTGGTGA